One genomic region from Rutidosis leptorrhynchoides isolate AG116_Rl617_1_P2 unplaced genomic scaffold, CSIRO_AGI_Rlap_v1 contig450, whole genome shotgun sequence encodes:
- the LOC139883792 gene encoding F-box protein SKIP24-like codes for MAALPDELWRQILEAGIKSSSFNYRDLCCLSIVCRRLRRIADEDSLWSHLTSSDSLLPPPSSSSSVKSSYKVRFEIEREKNRLTHQRAIWMKEGEVADRSRKIRELESRNSAERERMRLSAIEMSNLHKFRQASVALNVWQPEVVRGRQKQLVEQCAVPVESRMHGLEMELKLCKQLLSGLDKSHSEEKRRLKTAKEDLASLKYHPLQDHKIRSGQENESKVKRKKFKRRPNCKASNSFFQIFSNNVFLLGKNKRIGK; via the exons ATGGCTGCTCTACCAGACGAGCTTTGGAGACAAATCTTGGAAGCAGGAATTAAGAGCTCCAGCTTTAACTATAGGGATTTATGTTGCCTCTCGATCGTCTGCAGACGCCTCCGCCGTATCGCCGATGAAGACTCACTCTGGTCCCACTTAACCTCCTCCGATTCCCTTCTTCCTCcgccctcatcatcatcatcagtaaagTCTTCCTATAAAGTCAG GTTCGAAATTGAGAGAGAGAAGAATCGATTGACACATCAGAGGGCTATATGGATGAAAGAAGGCGAAGTTGCTGACCGTTCCAGGAAGATTCGAGAACTTGAGTCTCGAAACTCTGCAGAGAGGGAAAGAATGAGACTTTCTGCCATTGAAATGTCCAATTTACACAAGTTCAG GCAAGCTTCTGTGGCTTTGAATGTATGGCAGCCGGAGGTTGTCCGCGGAAGACAGAAACAGTTGGTTGAGCAATGTGCTGTTCCAGTTGAGTCTAGAATGCATGGGCTTGAGATGGAACTGAAGCTTTGCAAGCAACTATTATCTGGGCTTGATAAGAGCCAT AGCGAAGAGAAGCGAAGGCTGAAGACTGCGAAGGAAGATTTGGCATCACTGAAGTATCACCCTTTACAGGACCATAAGATTAGAAGTGGCCAGGAAAATGAGTCTAAAGTGAAGAGGAAGAAGTTCAAAAGACGTCCCAACTGTAAGGCTTCAAATTCTTTCTTTCAAATATTTAGTAATAATGTGTTCTTACTTGGAAAAAATAAGAGAATTGGAAAATGA
- the LOC139883793 gene encoding LOW QUALITY PROTEIN: protein DETOXIFICATION 25-like (The sequence of the model RefSeq protein was modified relative to this genomic sequence to represent the inferred CDS: inserted 3 bases in 3 codons) — MGDVEERLLHSSEVENGVVVVEEDAGLKTRIWQESKITWRIALPGLISRVSSFGTIVITQLFVGHISKVDLAAYALIQTLFIRFVNGIMIGMSSATETLCGQAFGAXHYHMLGIYLQRSWLVNFVTATLFVPVFVFATPILKALGQDETIAETARQLSLWFIPFLYYFVVVFTSQMYLQSQIKNIVIAWLSLVSLGLIVLLSWIFVYVVHLGLNGAMLALNLASWFVNFGLLVYIFGGWCRNSWNGFSVXCFHDLWPVIKLSVSSGVMLCLELWYNAILVLLAGYMKNATVAIDAFSICLNINAWELMISLGFFTAASVRVSNELGRGNGKAAKFAIKLILCTNTVIGLIFCILCLVFGRQISYIFTSSKEVATYVGKLSYLLAISILLNSIQPVLTGVAVGAGFQGVVAFXNLGCYYAIGIPIGALLAYVAGLEVLGLWIGMLIGVVIQTIVLSIIVWRLDWDNEVKKTSERLDQWLSERNIERLGK, encoded by the exons ATGGGTGATGTTGAAGAGAGGTTGCTTCATTCATCTGAAGTTGAGAATGGAGTAGTAGTAGTAGAAGAAGATGCTGGTCTGAAAACTAGGATATGGCAAGAGTCAAAGATTACATGGAGAATAGCATTGCCAGGTCTTATTTCTAGAGTCTCATCATTCGGTACTATTGTCATTACACAACTATTTGTTGGACATATTAGCAAAGTGGACCTTGCAGCCTATGCACTCATTCAAACCCTCTTCATAAGATTTGTCAATGGAATTATG ATTGGAATGTCAAGTGCTACCGAAACTCTATGTGGGCAAGCATTTGGAG GACATTACCACATGCTAGGAATTTACTTGCAAAGATCATGGCTTGTTAATTTTGTGACTGCAACATTATTTGTTCCGGTCTTCGTATTTGCAACTCCAATCTTAAAAGCTTTAGGCCAAGATGAAACCATAGCAGAAACAGCTAGACAACTCTCCCTATGGTTCATTCCTTTCCTTTACTACTTTGTCGTTGTCTTCACAAGCCAGATGTACTTGCAATCCCAAATCAAGAACATAGTGATCGCTTGGCTATCTCTTGTCTCGTTGGGGCTTATCGTGCTCTTGTCCTGGATTTTCGTGTATGTAGTACACCTGGGTCTTAATGGAGCAATGCTTGCTCTCAATTTAGCTAGTTGGTTTGTGAATTTCGGATTGTTGGTTTATATTTTCGGAGGATGGTGCCGTAATTCTTGGAATGGATTCTCTG TCTGCTTCCATGATTTGTGGCCTGTCATCAAGCTTTCAGTATCCTCTGGTGTCATGCTTTG CTTGGAGCTATGGTACAATGCTATTCTTGTACTATTGGCAGGATACATGAAAAATGCCACAGTTGCAATTGACGCTTTTTCTATTTG CCTAAACATTAATGCATGGGAATTGATGATTTCACTTGGCTTCTTCACTGCTGCTAG TGTGAGAGTCTCGAATGAATTGGGAAGAGGAAATGGAAAAGCAGCCAAGTTTGCTATCAAACTGATCTTGTGTACCAACACAGTGATTGGGCTAATCTTTTGTATTCTATGCTTGGTGTTTGGCCGGCAAATTTCATACATATTTACAAGCAGTAAAGAAGTTGCAACATATGTGGGCAAGCTCTCTTATCTATTAGCTATCTCCATCTTGCTCAACAGCATCCAGCCAGTGCTAACAG GAGTGGCAGTTGGTGCTGGTTTTCAAGGAGTGGTGGCAT GTAACTTGGGATGTTATTATGCAATCGGAATTCCGATTGGAGCTCTGCTTGCTTATGTGGCTGGTCTTGAAGTTTTG GGATTGTGGATTGGTATGCTGATTGGTGTAGTAATTCAAACAATTGTCCTTTCCATTATTGTATGGAGGCTGGATTGGGACAACGAG GTTAAAAAGACCTCCGAGCGTCTGGATCAATGGCTTTCTGAAAGAAACATCGAACGGCTCGGCAAATGA